One genomic segment of Pseudomonas chlororaphis subsp. aurantiaca includes these proteins:
- a CDS encoding L-cystine transporter, with the protein MNLPLILNLLVFLALLLGLAQTRHTTWSLARKVLLALVLGVVFGVALHSLYGAGNPVLKTSIGWFDLVGNGYVQLLQMIVIPLVFASILSAVARLHNASSLGKISFLTIGTLLFTTAIAAVIGIALTNLFGLTAEGLVAGTQEMARLQVIQSDYAGKVADLNIPQLLLSFIPQNPFADLARAKPTSIISVVIFAAFLGIAALQLLKDDADKGQKVVNAIDTLQAWVTRLVRLVMKLTPYGVLALMTKVVASSNLQDIIKLGSFVVVSYIGLGLMFVVHGLLVSLAGINPLRFFRKVWPVLTFAFTSRSSAATIPLSIEAQTSRLGIPQSIASFAASFGATIGQNGCAGLYPAMLAVMVAPTVGINPLDPLWIATLVAIVTLSSAGVAGVGGGATFAALIVLPAMGLPVSLVALLISVEPLIDMGRTALNVSGSMTAGAITSQIMQQTDKEKLDADEHAELAQA; encoded by the coding sequence ATGAACCTGCCGCTGATCCTCAATCTGCTGGTGTTCCTCGCCTTGCTGCTGGGCCTGGCACAAACCCGTCACACCACCTGGAGCCTGGCCAGGAAGGTCCTGCTGGCGCTGGTGCTGGGCGTGGTCTTCGGTGTTGCCCTGCACAGCCTCTACGGTGCCGGCAACCCCGTCCTGAAAACCTCCATCGGCTGGTTCGACCTGGTGGGCAACGGTTACGTGCAGCTGCTGCAGATGATCGTGATCCCGCTGGTGTTCGCCTCGATCCTCAGCGCCGTGGCGCGCCTGCACAACGCCTCGTCCCTGGGCAAGATCAGCTTCCTGACCATCGGCACCCTGCTGTTCACCACCGCCATCGCCGCGGTGATCGGCATCGCCCTGACCAACCTGTTCGGCCTGACCGCCGAGGGGCTGGTGGCCGGTACCCAGGAAATGGCGCGCCTGCAGGTGATCCAGAGCGATTACGCGGGCAAGGTCGCCGACCTGAATATCCCGCAGCTGCTGCTGTCGTTCATTCCGCAGAACCCCTTCGCCGACCTGGCCCGGGCCAAGCCGACCTCGATCATCAGCGTGGTGATTTTCGCCGCCTTCCTCGGCATCGCCGCCCTGCAACTGCTCAAGGACGACGCCGACAAGGGCCAGAAAGTGGTCAACGCCATCGACACCCTGCAAGCCTGGGTCACCCGCCTGGTACGCCTGGTGATGAAGCTGACCCCTTACGGCGTGCTGGCGCTGATGACCAAGGTGGTCGCCAGTTCCAACCTGCAGGACATCATCAAGCTCGGCAGTTTCGTGGTGGTGTCGTACATCGGCCTGGGCCTGATGTTCGTGGTTCACGGCCTGCTGGTGTCGCTGGCCGGGATCAACCCGCTGCGCTTCTTCCGCAAGGTCTGGCCGGTGCTGACCTTCGCCTTCACCAGCCGCTCCAGCGCCGCGACCATCCCGCTGAGCATCGAGGCACAGACCAGCCGCCTGGGCATTCCGCAGTCCATCGCCAGCTTCGCCGCCTCGTTCGGCGCGACCATCGGCCAGAACGGCTGCGCGGGCCTGTACCCGGCCATGCTGGCGGTCATGGTCGCCCCGACCGTGGGCATCAACCCGCTGGACCCGCTGTGGATCGCGACCCTGGTGGCGATAGTGACCTTGAGTTCGGCCGGGGTGGCCGGGGTGGGCGGTGGCGCGACATTCGCCGCGCTGATCGTGCTGCCGGCCATGGGTTTGCCGGTGTCCCTGGTGGCGCTGCTGATTTCGGTGGAGCCACTGATCGACATGGGCCGTACCGCACTGAACGTCAGCGGTTCGATGACCGCCGGTGCGATCACCAGCCAGATCATGCAGCAGACAGATAAAGAAAAGCTCGATGCCGATGAGCATGCGGAGCTGGCGCAGGCTTAA
- a CDS encoding class I SAM-dependent rRNA methyltransferase: MSLPSLRLKANADRRLRAGHLWVYSNEIDVAATPLHGFKAGDQAMLEAAGGKPLGVVAMSPNNLICARLLSRDAKLALDKSLLVHRLNVALSLRERLFDKPFYRLVYGDSDLLPGLVVDRFGDILVVQLASATMEQHKDDVIAALVQVLKPSGILFKNDSAARDAEGLGRYVETVFGLVPEWVALEENGVKFEAPVMEGQKTGWFYDHRMNRARLAPYAKGKRVLDLFSYIGGWGVQAGAFGASEVFCVDASGFALDGVERNAALNGIAEKVTCIEGDVFEALKELKAAEERFDVIVADPPAFIKRKKDLKNGEGAYRRLNEQAMRLLSKDGILVSASCSMHLPEDDLQNILLTSARHLDRNIQLLERGGQGPDHPVHPAIPETRYIKSITCRLLPNS, from the coding sequence ATGTCCCTGCCAAGCCTGCGCCTCAAAGCCAACGCCGATCGCCGCCTGCGCGCCGGCCACCTGTGGGTCTACAGCAACGAAATCGATGTAGCCGCCACCCCACTCCACGGCTTCAAGGCAGGCGACCAGGCAATGCTGGAAGCCGCCGGCGGCAAGCCGCTGGGCGTCGTCGCCATGAGCCCGAACAACCTGATCTGCGCCCGCCTGCTGTCGCGCGACGCCAAGCTGGCGCTGGACAAGTCGCTGCTGGTGCACCGCCTGAACGTGGCCCTGTCGCTGCGCGAGCGTCTGTTCGACAAGCCGTTCTACCGCCTGGTCTACGGCGACTCCGACCTGCTGCCGGGCCTGGTGGTCGACCGTTTCGGCGACATCCTCGTCGTGCAGCTGGCGTCGGCAACCATGGAACAGCACAAGGACGACGTGATCGCCGCCCTGGTCCAGGTGCTCAAGCCAAGCGGCATCCTGTTCAAGAACGACTCCGCCGCGCGTGATGCCGAAGGCTTGGGCCGTTACGTGGAAACCGTGTTCGGCCTGGTGCCGGAGTGGGTCGCCCTGGAAGAGAACGGCGTGAAGTTCGAGGCCCCGGTGATGGAAGGCCAGAAAACCGGCTGGTTCTACGACCACCGCATGAACCGCGCCCGCCTGGCGCCTTACGCCAAGGGCAAGCGCGTGCTGGACCTGTTCAGCTACATCGGCGGCTGGGGCGTGCAGGCCGGCGCCTTCGGTGCCAGCGAAGTGTTCTGCGTCGATGCCTCGGGCTTCGCCCTCGACGGTGTTGAACGCAACGCCGCATTGAACGGCATCGCCGAGAAAGTCACCTGCATCGAAGGCGACGTGTTCGAGGCCCTGAAAGAACTCAAGGCCGCCGAAGAGCGTTTCGACGTGATCGTGGCCGACCCGCCGGCCTTCATCAAACGCAAGAAAGACCTGAAGAACGGCGAAGGCGCCTACCGCCGCCTGAACGAACAGGCCATGCGCCTGCTCAGCAAGGACGGCATCCTGGTCAGCGCTTCGTGCTCGATGCACCTGCCGGAAGACGACCTGCAGAACATCCTGCTCACCAGCGCCCGCCACCTGGACCGCAATATCCAGCTGCTGGAGCGCGGCGGCCAGGGCCCGGACCATCCGGTACACCCGGCCATCCCGGAAACCCGCTACATCAAGAGCATCACCTGCCGCCTGCTGCCTAACAGCTGA
- a CDS encoding haloacid dehalogenase-like hydrolase has translation MKLAPKFLVAALCLGLAGQVLATDLKHWPADQAKQLDAMIAANANKGNYAVFDMDNTSYRYDLEESLLPFMENKGLITRETLDPSLKLMPFKDTAEHKESLFSYYYRLCEVDDMVCYPWVAQVFSGFTLKELKGYVDELMASGKPVPATYFEGDVVKNTEINPPRIFTGQKELYNKLMENGIEVYVMTAASEELVRMVASDPKYGYNVKPQNVIGVTTLLKDRKTGELTTARKQITAGKYDEKANLGLELTPYLWTPATWMAGKHAAILTYIDEWKKPVLVGGDTPTSDGYMLFHDVDVAKGGIHLWVNRKDKYMAQINGMMAKHAAAQAKEGLPVTADKNWVIVKPEDIQ, from the coding sequence ATGAAACTCGCTCCGAAATTTCTGGTTGCCGCACTCTGCCTGGGCCTTGCCGGCCAGGTTCTCGCCACCGACTTGAAGCACTGGCCCGCGGACCAGGCCAAGCAACTGGACGCGATGATCGCGGCCAACGCCAACAAGGGTAACTACGCGGTGTTCGACATGGACAACACCAGTTACCGCTACGACCTGGAAGAGTCGCTGCTGCCGTTCATGGAGAACAAGGGCCTGATCACCCGCGAGACCCTCGACCCTTCCCTGAAGCTGATGCCGTTCAAGGACACCGCCGAGCACAAGGAAAGCCTGTTCAGCTATTACTATCGCCTCTGTGAAGTCGACGACATGGTCTGCTACCCCTGGGTCGCGCAGGTGTTCTCCGGCTTCACCCTCAAGGAACTCAAGGGCTATGTCGACGAGCTGATGGCCTCGGGCAAACCGGTGCCGGCCACTTATTTCGAAGGCGACGTGGTCAAGAACACCGAGATCAATCCGCCGAGAATCTTCACCGGCCAGAAAGAGCTGTACAACAAGCTGATGGAGAACGGCATCGAGGTCTATGTGATGACCGCCGCTTCCGAAGAGCTGGTGCGCATGGTCGCCTCCGATCCGAAGTACGGCTACAACGTCAAGCCGCAGAACGTCATCGGCGTGACCACCCTGCTCAAGGACCGCAAGACCGGCGAGCTGACCACCGCGCGCAAGCAGATCACCGCCGGCAAATATGACGAGAAGGCCAACCTCGGCCTGGAACTGACCCCTTACCTGTGGACCCCGGCGACCTGGATGGCCGGCAAGCACGCGGCGATCCTGACCTACATCGATGAGTGGAAAAAACCGGTGCTGGTGGGCGGCGACACCCCGACCAGCGACGGCTACATGCTGTTCCACGATGTCGACGTGGCCAAGGGCGGCATCCACCTGTGGGTCAACCGCAAGGACAAGTACATGGCCCAGATCAACGGCATGATGGCCAAGCACGCCGCGGCCCAGGCCAAGGAAGGACTGCCGGTGACGGCGGACAAGAACTGGGTGATCGTCAAGCCGGAAGACATCCAGTAA
- the ilvD gene encoding dihydroxy-acid dehydratase, whose translation MPDYRSKTSTHGRNMAGARALWRATGMKDDDFKKPIIAIANSFTQFVPGHVHLKDLGQLVAREIERAGGVAKEFNTIAVDDGIAMGHDGMLYSLPSREIIADSVEYMVNAHCADAIVCISNCDKITPGMLMAALRLNIPVIFVSGGPMEAGKTKLASHGLDLVDAMVIAADSSASDEKVAEYERSACPTCGSCSGMFTANSMNCLTEALGLALPGNGSTLATHSDREQLFLQAGRTIVELCKRYYGENDESVLPRNIANFKAFENAMMLDIAMGGSTNTILHLLAAAQEAEIDFDLRDIDRLSRSVPQLCKVAPNIQKYHMEDVHRAGGIFSILGSLARGGLLHTDLPTVHSRSMEEAIAKWDITQTNDEAVHHFFKAGPAGIPTQTAFSQSTRWPSLDDDRENGCIRSVEHAYSKEGGLAVLYGNIALDGCVVKTAGVDESIHVFEGNAKIFESQDSAVRGILADEVKEGDIVIIRYEGPKGGPGMQEMLYPTSYLKSKGLGKACALLTDGRFSGGTSGLSIGHASPEAAAGGAIGLVQDGDKVLIDIPNRSINLLVSDEELAARRVEQDKKGWKPAEKRPRKVTTALKAYALLATSADKGAVRNKALLDGL comes from the coding sequence ATGCCTGATTACCGCTCGAAAACATCCACCCACGGCCGCAACATGGCCGGCGCCCGCGCACTGTGGCGCGCCACGGGGATGAAAGATGACGACTTCAAGAAGCCGATCATCGCCATTGCCAACTCCTTCACCCAGTTCGTACCGGGCCACGTGCACCTCAAGGATCTGGGCCAGCTGGTCGCCCGCGAAATCGAACGCGCCGGCGGCGTGGCCAAGGAATTCAACACCATCGCCGTGGATGACGGCATCGCCATGGGCCACGACGGCATGCTGTATTCGCTGCCGAGCCGCGAGATCATCGCCGACTCCGTGGAATACATGGTCAACGCCCACTGCGCCGACGCCATCGTCTGCATCTCCAACTGCGACAAGATCACCCCCGGCATGCTGATGGCCGCCCTGCGCCTGAACATCCCGGTGATCTTCGTCTCCGGCGGCCCGATGGAAGCCGGCAAGACCAAGCTCGCCTCCCACGGCCTCGACCTGGTCGACGCCATGGTGATCGCCGCCGACTCCAGCGCTTCTGACGAGAAGGTCGCCGAGTACGAGCGCAGCGCCTGCCCGACCTGCGGTTCCTGCTCCGGCATGTTCACCGCCAACTCGATGAACTGCCTGACCGAAGCCCTGGGGCTGGCCCTGCCGGGCAACGGTTCGACCCTGGCCACCCACAGCGACCGCGAGCAGCTGTTCCTGCAGGCCGGCCGCACCATCGTCGAGCTGTGCAAGCGCTACTACGGCGAGAACGACGAGTCGGTGCTGCCGCGCAACATCGCCAACTTCAAGGCGTTCGAGAACGCCATGATGCTCGACATCGCCATGGGCGGTTCGACCAACACCATCCTGCACCTGCTGGCCGCGGCCCAGGAAGCCGAGATCGATTTCGACCTGCGCGACATCGACCGCCTGTCCCGCAGCGTGCCGCAACTGTGCAAGGTGGCGCCGAACATCCAGAAGTACCACATGGAAGACGTGCACCGCGCCGGCGGCATCTTCAGCATCCTCGGTTCCCTGGCCCGCGGCGGCCTGCTGCACACCGACCTGCCGACCGTGCACAGCCGCAGCATGGAAGAAGCCATCGCCAAGTGGGACATCACCCAGACCAACGACGAAGCGGTGCACCACTTCTTCAAGGCAGGCCCGGCCGGCATCCCGACCCAGACCGCGTTCAGCCAGTCGACCCGCTGGCCGAGCCTCGACGACGACCGTGAAAACGGCTGCATCCGCAGCGTCGAGCACGCCTACTCGAAAGAAGGCGGCCTGGCCGTGCTGTACGGCAACATCGCCCTGGACGGCTGCGTGGTGAAGACCGCCGGCGTCGACGAGTCGATCCACGTCTTCGAAGGCAACGCGAAAATCTTCGAAAGCCAGGACAGCGCGGTGCGTGGCATCCTCGCCGACGAAGTGAAGGAAGGCGACATCGTCATCATTCGCTACGAAGGTCCGAAAGGCGGCCCGGGCATGCAGGAAATGCTCTACCCGACCTCCTACCTGAAGTCCAAGGGCCTGGGCAAAGCCTGCGCCCTGCTGACCGACGGCCGCTTCTCCGGCGGCACCTCGGGCCTGTCCATCGGTCACGCTTCGCCGGAAGCTGCCGCGGGCGGCGCCATCGGCCTGGTACAGGACGGCGACAAGGTGTTGATCGACATTCCGAACCGCTCGATCAACCTGTTGGTCAGCGACGAAGAACTGGCCGCGCGCCGTGTCGAGCAGGACAAGAAAGGCTGGAAGCCAGCGGAAAAACGCCCACGCAAGGTGACCACCGCCCTGAAGGCCTACGCCCTGCTGGCCACCAGCGCCGACAAGGGCGCGGTGCGCAACAAGGCACTGCTCGACGGCCTGTGA